The Balaenoptera acutorostrata chromosome 15, mBalAcu1.1, whole genome shotgun sequence genome contains a region encoding:
- the CYTH3 gene encoding cytohesin-3 — protein sequence MDEDGGGGGGEGGGVPEDLSLEEREELLDIRRRKKELIDDIERLKYEIAEVMTEIDNLTSVEESKTTQRNKQIAMGRKKFNMDPKKGIQFLIENDLLQCSPEDVAQFLYKGEGLNKTVIGDYLGERDEFNIKVLQAFVELHEFADLNLVQALRQFLWSFRLPGEAQKIDRMMEAFAARYCLCNPGVFQSTDTCYVLSFAIIMLNTSLHNHNVRDKPTAERFVTMNRGINEGGDLPEELLRNLYESIKNEPFKIPEDDGNDLTHTFFNPDREGWLLKLGGRVKTWKRRWFILTDNCLYYFEYTTDKEPRGIIPLENLSIREVEDPRKPNCFELYNPSHKGQVIKACKTEADGRVVEGNHVVYRISAPSPEEKEEWMKSIRASISRDPFYDMLATRKRRIANKK from the exons tgcctGAAGACCTCTCattagaagagagagaagaacttTTAGACATTCGTCGAAGAAAAAAGGAACTTATTGATGACATCGAG AGGCTGAAATATGAAATCGCGGAAGTGATGACAGAGATCGACAACCTCACGTCCGTGGAGGAGAG CAAAACTACTCAGAGGAACAAGCAGATAGCCatgggaaggaagaaattcaACATGGATCCCAAAAAG GGAATTCAGTTTCTAATAGAGAACGACCTGCTGCAGTGCTCCCCGGAGGACGTGGCCCAGTTCTTGTATAAAGGGGAAGGCCTGAATAAGACCGTGATCGGGGACTACCTGGGTGAAAG GGATGAATTTAACATTAAAGTTCTTCAAGCTTTTGTGGAACTCCACGAGTTTGCCGATCTCAACCTGGTACAAGCCTTAAG GCAGTTCCTGTGGAGCTTCAGACTCCCGGGCGAGGCGCAGAAGATCGACCGCATGATGGAGGCGTTCGCGGCTCGCTACTGCCTGTGCAACCCCGGCGTCTTCCAATCCACGG ACACGTGCTACGTGCTGTCCTTCGCCATCATCATGCTCAACACCAGCCTTCACAACCACAACGTGCGCGACAAGCCCACAGCCGAGCGCTTTGTCACCATGAACCGCGGCATCAACGAGGGCGGGGACCTCCCCGAGGAGCTGCTGCGG AACCTGTACGAGAGCATCAAGAACGAGCCGTTCAAGATTCCCGAGGACGATGGCAACGACCTGACGCACACGTTCTTCAACCCAGACCGGGAGGGCTGGCTCCTGAAGCTGG GGGGGCGCGTGAAGACCTGGAAGCGGCGCTGGTTCATCCTCACCGACAACTGCCTCTATTACTTTGAATACACGACG GATAAGGAGCCCCGGGGAATCATCCCGCTGGAGAACCTGAGCATCCGGGAGGTGGAAGACCCGCGGAAACCC AACTGTTTCGAGCTTTATAACCCGAGCCACAAAGGGCAGGTCATCAAAGCCTGTAAGACGGAGGCGGACGGCCGGGTGGTGGAGGGCAACCACGTGGTGTACCGCATCTCGGCGCCCAGCCCCGAGGAGAAGGAGGAGTGGATGAAGTCCATCCG AGCGAGTATCAGCAGGGATCCTTTCTATGACATGTTGGCCACGAGGAAAAGGAGGATTGCCAATAAGAAATAG